Proteins from a single region of Undibacterium sp. KW1:
- a CDS encoding Ig-like domain-containing protein codes for MTTAVNSINSLKSAIATGNSDGVDDIITFTGNIIFSNASDSVPINVTDGHTMTIVGGGNTLNGNNMARVMTVGTNGAGSAVVIQNLTITNGFVTGNGGNAGANGPDLNDVGKPGDDAKGAGIWNSGVLTISNSTITNNKASAGGGAGGLTSGNGGGGGGGGGYGSSNGGNGGSSLAYSHPGAPGTAGAGGNGGPLSGQYFLLGGKGGTTTGGNGSGGFATYSRGGNGGTANAGGGLSIGGGGGGGGADAKGGAGGNAVGGIYNIGTLTISGSSITNNIGAGGGGGGGSKSDIGKDGGAGGNGVGGIWNNGGTVTLDSATNNSLATGNRAGAGAGGYADSGSSPGADGIAYDQKLGTFTILNNPTITNVTSSKLNGSYPVGTVIQIQITFSETVTVTGTPQLLLETGVTDRMIHYVSGSTSSTLTFTYTVQAGDTNADLDYNSTTALSLNGGTIKSTSSGSDATLTLFSPGAANSLGANKNIVIDTTAPAAPSAPDMTAGTDNGVSNTDNLTSSTTPMFTGTAEAGSIVTLYDTDGTTALGTATATGGSYSITSSTLSAGGHTLTAKATDAAGNVSVVSTGLAVTIDTTAPTVNSVSVPANATYIVGQNLDFTLNLSENVTVTGSPKLDLTLDTGGTVAATYLSGSGSNALVFRYTVVNGNLDTNGVSLGANIALNGGSLKDTAGNDATLTLNSVGALSNVLVDGVVPTVSSINRTGAAITNATSVSYTVTFSESVTGVDSSDFVVTPTGGVTGNIASVTGSGNAYTVTVNGITGDGTLRLDLKNAGTGIADAASNAIATGYTTGQVYTLDTTAPTVSSVAAPANASYIAGQHLDFTVNLSENVTVTGSPKIDLTLDTGGTVAATYLSGSGTNALVFRYTVVSGNLDTNGVSLGGNIVLNGGTLKDGAGNNATLTLNSVGALTGVLVDGVAPTVNSVSVPANATYSVGQNLDFTLNLSENVTVAGSPKLDLTLDTGGTVAATYLSGSGTNALVFRYTVAGGNLDTNGVSLGANIVLNGGSLKDTAGNDATLTLNSVGALTNVLVDGVVPTISSINCTGAIITNATSVGYTVTFSESVTGVDTNDFVMTATGGVTGTIASVTGSGTTYTVTVNGITGDGTLRLDLKNAGTGIADAASNSIATGYTAGQEYTLDTTAPAAPSTPDMTAGTDTGVSNTDNITSNTTPAFTGTAEANSTVKLYDTDGVTLLGTSTANGAGNWTLTSSALAVGSHTVKATATDAAGNISALSTGLTITIATPTITSVSYDAATGILTVTGTGMVTNDTIDVSKLTLSGETSGSYTLTAATPNPTAASATSFIVTLGAADKLAINGLLNNNGTSAVSGTTFNLTGALNWDSTAGAAADATNAVTVSNVAAPTITSATYDVNTHVLTVTGTGLVSTLGATNDITVTALTIKGEGGIVRTLSTTGNVEVTSATSFAVTLAGADQTTVEGLFNKNGTTSTGGTTYNLAAADDWDSVITGGDIAVTTAPITVSNVAVPTITSSVYNASTGVLTVTGTGLTGLTGANNDIVANKFSLQGEGGASYTLTTTSNVEITSATSFTMTLSAADRLGANLIMNKNGTSSTSVNTYNLIANEDWNAGADAAVVIADLTGNGVTVTNVVAPTVASATYNVGTGVLVVTGNNFLSLAGANNDITANRIRFLGQGAINYTLTTSPNIDITSNTSFTMTMSVADKTQLALRLNKDGNSSTDGTTYNIGMLEDWNTGAATAVVIADLFGNFITVTGNNVAPVIGGVVAGQTVTETTTVSPFTGVTITDPDVGASETIIISLDTAAKGAFTAASLATTGFSTADGGLTYTHAAGTPAAVEAAIRGLVFQPAAGRVPVGGTETTTFTISANDGIASAVLNNTTTVIATGVNAAPTNITLSNAAVQQGSADNTSVGTLTAIDPNPGDTASFTLVSGNGTNDKDNSKFTISGNTLVAKNPVGMTPGNYSIFVRATDAMGSAYEKNFIIAVGDNVAPTATGITRIQPENTSLGTIDYKVTFSEAVTGVNAAAFALATTGTVAGTISNVTQLDPSTYSVRITGLTGDGTLGLNLKNAGTGIVDTSSLALNGGFTGQLYQVDHTAPTTTIANLKFSNDDGISGTDFVTTATQQTISGTLSASLLAGETVQVSLDNGTNWINATATVGSNSWALQNQTVSGNNTLKVRVSDLAGNSGAVLQQAYSILAYDNNTGTNPSDNTIPVIDPDADSDGILQTIEAEVPNWIGSGKGDGNGDGKADQAQKEVGSLLWNNGGLVNTHYATLSIDSSLALSHTTTSASPLNLPSDLQLQYGLINSQINGVGTGKEINLSVYTDKLGSVNGYWVQDKAGNWTNIASAITEVNGKLKVDFKITDGGIFDADGKVDGKISFSGGLGYRNSSLPGDKDGDGIPDAIEARVGTKLDVKDNDVLHRSDLFAMQLYRDVLFREADAAGVQYWQQQIDSGKMSRAQVAASFMESAEFQSGIGGITRLYFGAFDRLPDREGLAYWMQAQKDGMNLSKVSASFVSSAEFQKTYGALDNTAFVDRVYQNVLHRSSDAAGKAYWLGQLGNGLSRGDMLAGFTESSEFKANSQSKVSLTLDYIGLLGHAPDQATFDALLAQSGTDVVTLIGQFINSPEYLARFMPV; via the coding sequence GTGACGACCGCGGTCAACAGCATCAATAGCCTTAAGTCTGCTATCGCCACCGGTAACAGCGATGGTGTCGACGATATCATTACATTTACCGGCAATATCATCTTTAGCAACGCCTCTGATAGCGTCCCTATCAATGTTACCGATGGCCACACGATGACCATCGTCGGGGGTGGTAACACCCTCAACGGCAATAATATGGCAAGGGTGATGACTGTCGGTACAAACGGCGCAGGATCTGCCGTCGTTATTCAAAACCTGACGATTACCAATGGCTTTGTCACCGGCAATGGCGGTAACGCTGGTGCCAACGGACCAGACCTCAACGATGTAGGAAAGCCGGGCGATGATGCCAAGGGAGCTGGCATATGGAATTCTGGTGTTTTAACAATTTCAAACAGCACCATCACAAATAACAAGGCTTCAGCAGGCGGCGGTGCTGGCGGCCTGACATCTGGCAATGGTGGCGGTGGTGGCGGTGGCGGCGGATACGGAAGCAGCAACGGCGGTAATGGCGGTTCCAGTTTAGCGTATTCGCACCCGGGAGCGCCAGGCACCGCTGGCGCCGGTGGCAATGGAGGGCCGCTCTCGGGACAATACTTTTTGCTGGGCGGGAAAGGCGGCACGACCACAGGAGGGAATGGTTCGGGTGGGTTTGCAACTTACTCCAGAGGCGGTAACGGTGGCACTGCCAATGCAGGTGGAGGGCTGAGTATTGGCGGTGGCGGCGGTGGTGGCGGTGCCGATGCAAAAGGCGGTGCTGGCGGGAACGCGGTTGGTGGTATCTACAACATCGGAACATTGACCATTAGCGGAAGTAGCATCACCAACAACATTGGTGCCGGCGGCGGCGGCGGCGGCGGCAGTAAATCGGATATAGGCAAAGACGGTGGTGCTGGGGGCAATGGAGTCGGCGGCATATGGAACAATGGTGGTACGGTCACTCTGGATAGCGCGACCAATAATTCACTCGCAACTGGTAATCGTGCTGGTGCGGGCGCTGGGGGGTATGCTGATTCAGGTAGTTCCCCAGGGGCCGACGGGATTGCTTACGATCAGAAACTTGGCACTTTCACGATACTCAACAATCCCACTATCACCAACGTCACATCCAGCAAGCTGAACGGCAGCTATCCGGTCGGTACAGTCATACAGATACAGATCACTTTCAGTGAAACAGTCACCGTTACTGGCACTCCACAGTTGCTGCTTGAAACAGGCGTGACGGACCGCATGATTCATTACGTCAGTGGCTCAACAAGCAGCACGCTGACTTTCACTTATACAGTCCAGGCTGGTGATACCAATGCTGATCTCGACTACAACAGTACCACCGCACTATCGCTTAATGGTGGCACCATCAAATCAACGTCATCGGGCTCCGATGCGACGCTGACACTATTTAGTCCAGGTGCTGCCAATTCGCTGGGCGCGAACAAGAACATCGTCATTGACACGACGGCACCTGCCGCCCCAAGTGCACCAGACATGACGGCGGGCACCGACAACGGTGTCTCCAATACAGACAATCTCACTTCCAGCACAACACCTATGTTCACGGGTACAGCAGAGGCTGGCAGTATTGTGACGCTCTACGATACCGACGGCACAACTGCACTAGGTACCGCTACAGCAACTGGTGGTAGCTACTCAATTACCTCTTCAACATTAAGTGCAGGTGGACATACACTGACAGCCAAAGCAACCGATGCGGCTGGAAATGTGAGTGTCGTATCAACCGGACTGGCGGTCACCATCGACACAACTGCCCCCACAGTCAACTCTGTCAGTGTGCCAGCCAATGCCACTTACATCGTCGGACAAAATCTCGACTTTACGCTGAACTTGAGCGAAAACGTGACTGTCACCGGTTCGCCCAAACTTGACCTGACTCTCGACACTGGCGGTACCGTTGCGGCCACTTATCTGAGTGGATCTGGCAGCAATGCCCTGGTATTCCGCTACACCGTCGTCAATGGCAATCTCGATACCAATGGTGTCAGTCTGGGTGCCAATATCGCCCTGAACGGTGGCAGCTTAAAAGATACTGCAGGTAACGACGCAACACTGACGCTCAACAGCGTTGGCGCATTAAGCAATGTGCTGGTTGATGGCGTGGTACCTACCGTTTCGTCCATCAATCGCACGGGTGCAGCCATTACCAATGCCACCAGTGTCAGCTACACGGTGACTTTCTCAGAAAGCGTCACAGGCGTTGATAGCAGTGATTTTGTGGTGACCCCAACAGGCGGCGTTACTGGCAACATTGCCAGCGTCACCGGCAGTGGTAACGCTTATACAGTCACCGTCAATGGGATTACCGGTGATGGAACTTTGAGACTGGACCTTAAAAACGCAGGCACAGGTATTGCTGACGCAGCAAGCAATGCCATTGCCACTGGTTATACCACTGGCCAGGTGTATACCCTCGATACCACAGCACCGACTGTGAGCTCGGTGGCGGCACCAGCCAATGCGAGTTACATTGCAGGACAACATCTCGACTTTACCGTTAATCTCAGTGAAAACGTCACTGTTACCGGTTCACCAAAGATAGACCTCACACTTGATACCGGCGGCACTGTTGCGGCAACTTATCTGAGTGGATCTGGTACCAATGCCTTGGTATTCCGCTACACGGTTGTGAGCGGCAATCTTGATACCAATGGTGTAAGTTTAGGTGGCAATATCGTGTTGAATGGCGGCACATTAAAAGATGGTGCAGGCAACAATGCCACACTCACATTGAACAGCGTGGGTGCATTGACTGGCGTGCTCGTCGATGGAGTTGCCCCCACAGTCAACTCGGTCAGTGTACCTGCCAATGCTACTTACAGCGTCGGACAAAACCTCGACTTCACGCTGAACTTGAGCGAAAACGTGACTGTTGCCGGTTCGCCCAAACTTGACCTGACCCTTGATACCGGCGGCACCGTCGCGGCGACTTACCTGAGTGGATCTGGCACCAATGCCCTGGTATTCCGCTACACAGTCGCAGGTGGCAATCTCGATACCAATGGTGTCAGTCTGGGTGCGAATATCGTCCTGAACGGTGGCAGCTTAAAAGATACCGCAGGTAACGACGCGACGCTGACACTCAACAGCGTCGGCGCATTAACCAACGTACTGGTCGACGGCGTCGTTCCTACCATTTCCTCCATCAATTGCACAGGGGCGATCATTACTAATGCCACCAGTGTCGGCTATACAGTCACCTTCTCAGAAAGCGTCACAGGCGTCGATACCAATGACTTTGTGATGACCGCAACAGGCGGTGTGACGGGCACCATTGCCAGCGTCACCGGCAGTGGCACTACTTATACCGTCACCGTCAATGGTATTACCGGTGATGGTACGTTACGACTGGATCTTAAAAACGCAGGCACAGGTATTGCCGACGCAGCAAGCAATTCGATTGCCACTGGTTATACCGCTGGCCAGGAGTATACCCTCGATACCACAGCACCGGCAGCACCATCTACACCAGACATGACGGCAGGCACCGATACGGGGGTCTCCAATACAGATAACATCACCTCCAACACGACACCCGCCTTTACTGGCACTGCAGAAGCCAACAGCACCGTCAAACTGTACGATACAGATGGCGTCACTTTGCTTGGTACAAGCACAGCGAATGGTGCTGGCAACTGGACCTTAACCAGTTCTGCACTGGCGGTCGGTTCACACACCGTAAAAGCCACAGCTACCGATGCTGCTGGCAATATCAGCGCCTTGAGCACTGGCCTGACAATTACCATTGCAACACCGACCATTACCAGCGTCAGTTACGATGCCGCGACAGGCATCCTGACGGTGACAGGTACTGGCATGGTGACCAATGACACCATCGACGTCAGTAAATTGACACTGTCAGGCGAAACCAGTGGTTCTTACACGCTGACAGCTGCCACGCCCAATCCAACTGCCGCTAGTGCCACGTCTTTCATCGTCACGCTGGGTGCCGCCGACAAACTGGCTATCAACGGCCTATTGAACAACAATGGAACCAGCGCTGTCAGCGGCACCACATTCAATCTGACTGGTGCACTGAACTGGGATAGCACGGCTGGTGCAGCAGCAGACGCCACCAATGCCGTCACCGTATCGAACGTCGCCGCCCCAACGATCACCTCAGCCACCTACGACGTCAACACCCACGTCCTGACCGTCACCGGCACCGGCCTCGTCAGTACCCTCGGCGCCACCAATGACATCACTGTCACTGCCCTGACCATCAAAGGCGAAGGCGGTATCGTCCGGACTTTGTCGACCACCGGCAATGTCGAAGTCACCTCCGCCACCAGCTTTGCTGTGACACTGGCCGGTGCTGACCAGACTACCGTTGAAGGCCTGTTCAACAAGAATGGCACCACCTCCACCGGTGGCACCACCTACAACCTGGCCGCAGCCGATGACTGGGACAGCGTCATTACCGGTGGTGACATTGCCGTCACCACGGCCCCGATTACCGTCTCCAATGTCGCAGTGCCGACCATCACCTCCTCGGTCTACAACGCCAGCACCGGTGTACTGACCGTCACAGGTACCGGCCTGACCGGCCTGACAGGGGCGAACAACGACATCGTTGCCAACAAATTCAGCCTGCAAGGCGAAGGTGGTGCCAGCTATACCCTCACCACCACCAGCAATGTCGAGATCACCTCCGCCACTTCCTTCACAATGACCTTGAGTGCGGCGGACAGGCTGGGTGCCAATCTCATCATGAACAAGAATGGCACCAGCTCCACCAGTGTCAACACGTACAACCTGATCGCCAACGAAGACTGGAATGCCGGGGCTGATGCCGCTGTCGTCATTGCTGATCTGACCGGCAATGGCGTGACCGTTACCAATGTGGTGGCACCTACCGTTGCCTCGGCGACATACAACGTCGGCACGGGCGTGCTGGTCGTTACAGGCAATAACTTCCTGTCCTTGGCAGGAGCCAATAACGACATTACCGCCAACCGTATCCGTTTCCTGGGCCAGGGTGCCATTAACTACACCCTGACCACTTCCCCGAATATAGACATCACCTCCAACACCAGCTTCACCATGACCATGAGTGTCGCCGACAAGACGCAACTGGCACTGAGGCTCAACAAGGATGGCAACTCTTCCACCGACGGCACCACCTACAACATCGGCATGCTGGAAGACTGGAATACCGGTGCCGCTACTGCTGTCGTCATCGCTGATCTGTTTGGCAATTTCATTACCGTCACCGGTAACAATGTCGCTCCCGTCATCGGCGGTGTCGTCGCTGGCCAGACCGTGACTGAAACCACCACGGTTTCTCCTTTTACCGGTGTCACCATCACCGATCCTGATGTCGGTGCTTCCGAAACCATCATCATCAGCCTCGATACCGCGGCCAAAGGCGCCTTTACTGCCGCTTCACTGGCAACCACAGGTTTCTCAACCGCCGATGGTGGTCTGACCTATACCCATGCAGCCGGTACCCCGGCTGCCGTTGAGGCAGCTATCCGTGGCCTGGTATTCCAGCCAGCGGCGGGCCGTGTCCCTGTGGGCGGCACAGAAACCACGACCTTCACCATCAGTGCCAATGATGGTATTGCTTCTGCGGTACTCAATAACACCACCACCGTGATTGCGACGGGTGTCAATGCGGCGCCGACCAATATCACGCTGTCAAATGCTGCTGTCCAGCAGGGTTCTGCTGACAATACCAGTGTTGGTACTTTGACAGCGATTGACCCGAATCCGGGTGATACCGCCAGTTTTACCCTGGTGAGTGGTAATGGGACGAATGACAAGGACAACAGTAAATTCACCATCTCGGGCAATACCCTGGTGGCGAAGAACCCTGTGGGCATGACACCGGGCAATTACAGTATCTTTGTGAGAGCCACGGATGCCATGGGTTCTGCCTATGAAAAGAACTTCATCATCGCCGTTGGTGACAATGTCGCCCCAACCGCGACCGGTATTACCCGCATCCAACCTGAAAACACCAGCCTGGGCACGATAGACTACAAGGTCACGTTCAGTGAAGCGGTGACGGGCGTGAATGCGGCAGCCTTTGCGCTGGCGACGACGGGGACAGTGGCAGGAACCATCAGCAATGTGACCCAGCTTGATCCTTCTACCTACAGCGTCAGGATCACGGGATTGACTGGTGATGGGACACTGGGCCTGAATCTGAAGAATGCCGGTACTGGCATTGTGGATACGTCCAGCCTGGCTCTGAATGGTGGCTTTACCGGGCAGTTGTATCAGGTCGATCATACGGCGCCGACGACCACCATTGCGAACCTGAAGTTCTCTAATGATGACGGCATCAGCGGCACCGACTTCGTGACGACAGCGACTCAACAGACCATCAGCGGTACACTCAGTGCCAGTTTGCTCGCCGGTGAAACCGTCCAGGTCTCGCTCGACAATGGCACGAACTGGATCAATGCGACAGCAACAGTAGGTAGTAATAGCTGGGCCCTGCAAAACCAGACTGTCAGTGGTAATAACACCCTGAAGGTCAGGGTAAGTGATCTGGCAGGTAATAGCGGAGCGGTACTGCAACAGGCTTATTCCATCCTTGCCTATGACAACAATACCGGGACCAATCCTTCTGACAATACCATTCCTGTCATTGATCCGGATGCCGATAGTGACGGCATCCTGCAAACCATAGAAGCAGAAGTGCCCAACTGGATCGGTAGTGGCAAGGGGGATGGTAACGGCGATGGCAAAGCTGATCAGGCGCAGAAAGAAGTCGGTTCCTTGCTATGGAATAATGGTGGCCTGGTCAATACGCACTACGCGACTTTGAGTATTGATTCTTCACTGGCCTTGTCTCATACGACGACATCAGCCAGCCCGCTCAATTTACCCAGTGACCTGCAATTACAGTATGGCTTGATCAACAGCCAAATTAATGGCGTGGGTACAGGTAAAGAAATCAATTTGTCGGTTTATACCGATAAGCTGGGTTCAGTAAATGGTTACTGGGTACAGGACAAGGCGGGTAACTGGACAAATATTGCCAGCGCGATCACTGAGGTGAATGGCAAACTGAAGGTGGACTTCAAGATCACCGATGGTGGCATATTTGATGCGGACGGCAAGGTGGATGGCAAGATCAGTTTCAGCGGTGGTCTGGGATACAGGAACAGTTCCCTGCCCGGCGACAAGGATGGTGATGGCATCCCGGATGCGATAGAAGCCAGAGTCGGTACCAAGCTTGATGTCAAGGACAATGATGTCTTGCACCGCTCTGACCTGTTTGCCATGCAGCTTTATCGTGACGTGCTGTTCCGTGAGGCAGATGCCGCAGGTGTGCAGTACTGGCAGCAGCAAATCGACAGTGGCAAGATGAGCCGGGCGCAGGTGGCGGCGTCGTTCATGGAGTCAGCTGAATTCCAGAGCGGCATAGGCGGCATCACGCGTCTGTACTTTGGGGCCTTTGACCGCTTGCCTGACCGTGAAGGTCTGGCTTACTGGATGCAGGCGCAAAAGGATGGCATGAATCTCTCCAAGGTCAGCGCTTCGTTTGTGTCGAGTGCTGAGTTCCAGAAGACTTATGGGGCGCTGGACAATACGGCCTTTGTGGACCGGGTCTATCAGAATGTCTTGCACCGTAGTTCAGATGCCGCAGGCAAGGCCTATTGGCTGGGGCAACTGGGCAATGGCCTCTCCAGGGGCGATATGCTGGCGGGCTTTACGGAATCGTCGGAGTTCAAGGCGAATTCGCAGTCCAAAGTGTCTTTGACGCTGGATTACATCGGTTTGCTGGGGCATGCGCCGGATCAGGCAACGTTTGACGCGCTGCTGGCGCAGTCGGGTACGGATGTGGTCACGCTGATCGGGCAGTTTATTAATTCGCCTGAGTATCTGGCGAGGTTTATGCCGGTTTGA
- a CDS encoding DUF4347 domain-containing protein, which yields MNLLNQTAATDIQSVHEDALANSTVAHLMATLSTPAPSLSLGTAANPSAGQQILIIDGRVPDQATLINAAKEGVKVIVLDTEHDGVQQIADALKDVHNASSISIISHGDDGVLLLGNSPLHNGNVANYTEQLKAISASLQTGGEIRLYGCDIGKDSVGQDFIQSIAQVTGATVEASTDATGTASRGATGTWKYRLAPCIRIVLWIPASLATTIIYW from the coding sequence ATGAATCTGCTCAATCAAACTGCCGCAACCGATATTCAGTCTGTCCACGAAGACGCACTTGCTAACTCAACCGTTGCGCATTTGATGGCTACCTTGTCCACGCCCGCCCCCTCCCTCTCCTTGGGTACTGCGGCAAATCCAAGCGCGGGCCAGCAGATTCTGATCATTGATGGTCGGGTACCAGATCAGGCCACGCTGATCAATGCAGCCAAAGAAGGGGTTAAAGTCATCGTTCTGGATACAGAGCATGATGGCGTGCAACAAATTGCCGATGCATTAAAGGATGTCCACAATGCTTCGTCTATCAGCATCATTTCGCATGGTGATGATGGTGTTCTCTTGCTAGGTAACTCACCTCTGCATAACGGTAATGTCGCCAACTATACTGAACAGTTAAAAGCCATCAGTGCATCTTTACAGACCGGTGGAGAAATCAGGCTGTATGGCTGCGATATTGGCAAAGACAGTGTTGGTCAGGATTTTATTCAAAGCATTGCCCAGGTAACCGGCGCCACGGTAGAAGCCTCAACCGATGCAACAGGAACAGCAAGCCGGGGGGCAACTGGGACCTGGAAATATCGACTGGCACCCTGCATAAGGATAGTGCTCTGGATACCAGCAAGCTTGGCAACTACGATCATTTATTGGTGA